In Deinococcus misasensis DSM 22328, a single window of DNA contains:
- a CDS encoding PrsW family intramembrane metalloprotease, whose protein sequence is MAVSVLQVVGFALGIILPTFFWFWFFWRRDPKPEPIRLLLRTFLYGAFAFLPAALFELSLQTALKGMTLYIFIAVIEEVFKFFAARTVIKERDFDEFIDGLIYSMTAALGFALMENIFYGVSFGLEVLLVRGLITMSSHVLFTAPWGFALGYQRMNNKNKYAVPLGLGAGIVLHSIFNGIQIQSHPTWGVILLVVALVSIMFYVADRLYTTASKEP, encoded by the coding sequence ATGGCGGTCAGTGTGCTGCAGGTCGTGGGATTTGCTCTGGGAATCATCCTTCCCACCTTTTTCTGGTTCTGGTTTTTCTGGCGCAGAGATCCCAAACCCGAGCCCATCCGACTGCTTTTGCGCACCTTCCTTTATGGTGCTTTTGCTTTCCTGCCTGCAGCCCTCTTTGAACTCAGTTTGCAAACCGCCCTCAAAGGCATGACCCTCTACATCTTCATTGCAGTCATTGAAGAGGTGTTCAAATTTTTTGCTGCCCGAACGGTCATCAAAGAACGTGACTTTGATGAATTCATCGATGGCCTGATCTACAGCATGACAGCGGCTCTGGGCTTTGCCCTCATGGAGAACATCTTCTATGGGGTCTCTTTTGGACTTGAGGTGTTGCTGGTCCGGGGTCTCATCACCATGAGCAGCCATGTGCTCTTTACTGCCCCTTGGGGCTTTGCTCTGGGTTACCAGAGGATGAACAACAAAAACAAATACGCCGTTCCTCTTGGGCTCGGCGCAGGCATTGTTTTGCATTCGATTTTCAATGGCATCCAGATCCAGTCCCATCCCACCTGGGGAGTCATTCTGCTGGTGGTGGCTCTGGTGTCCATCATGTTCTATGTGGCAGACCGGCTGTACACCACAGCCAGCAAAGAACCTTAA
- a CDS encoding ABC transporter permease, protein MIPFLIRRFLQMVPTFVLACVLVYVLIQAAPGDFLSQFRENPTITPEALENLKRKFGLDKGYIEQFWLWFTNFLRGDLGISFSHSSRPVWELVAPRMWNSMILVVFSLLLSYAIAIPVAIYSATRPYSPLDRLFSVLSYFGLGIPSFFFSLLAIYALLSIQQNWGWDMPISGKSSSKLTDPTPLRYIWDVFLHSLVPSVILALRSISSESRVLRAQLMEVLGQDYMRTARAKGLEYQKIMYKHAFRNAILPIVAGLGGLLPAFLSGAGFVEVVFAWPGLTPLLLESVQTQDLYVLMSTTALTTILYIIGNMLSDILLAAVDPRIRYS, encoded by the coding sequence ATGATTCCTTTTCTGATCAGGCGCTTCCTGCAAATGGTCCCCACCTTTGTGCTGGCTTGCGTTCTGGTATACGTTCTGATTCAAGCGGCCCCTGGAGACTTCCTGTCCCAGTTCCGCGAAAACCCCACCATCACCCCAGAGGCCCTTGAGAACCTCAAGCGCAAATTTGGACTCGACAAGGGGTACATCGAGCAGTTCTGGCTCTGGTTCACCAACTTCTTGCGTGGAGATCTGGGCATCTCCTTCAGCCACTCCAGCCGTCCGGTGTGGGAACTGGTGGCTCCGCGCATGTGGAACAGCATGATTCTGGTGGTGTTCAGCCTCCTTCTGAGTTATGCCATTGCCATTCCTGTGGCCATCTACAGTGCCACCCGTCCTTACAGCCCTCTGGACCGTCTGTTTTCTGTGCTTTCCTACTTTGGTCTGGGCATTCCCTCGTTCTTTTTCAGCTTGCTGGCCATTTATGCTTTGCTGTCCATTCAGCAAAACTGGGGCTGGGACATGCCCATCAGTGGCAAATCAAGCTCAAAACTGACCGACCCCACACCTTTACGCTACATCTGGGATGTGTTCTTGCATTCTCTGGTGCCCAGCGTCATTCTGGCTTTGCGGTCCATTTCCAGTGAAAGCCGGGTGCTGCGTGCCCAATTGATGGAAGTGCTGGGACAGGACTACATGCGCACCGCTCGCGCCAAAGGCCTCGAATACCAGAAAATCATGTACAAACACGCCTTCAGAAACGCCATTTTGCCCATCGTGGCAGGCCTGGGTGGTTTGCTGCCTGCCTTCTTGAGTGGAGCTGGCTTTGTGGAAGTGGTGTTTGCATGGCCGGGCCTGACCCCCTTGCTGCTGGAGTCGGTGCAAACCCAGGACCTGTACGTGTTGATGTCCACCACTGCGCTGACCACCATCCTGTACATCATCGGGAACATGCTGTCCGACATTTTGCTGGCAGCTGTGGACCCCCGCATCCGGTACAGCTGA
- a CDS encoding ABC transporter permease, which translates to MSQAMQNVQKKPEAATTSLSLWQIAWKQFLKHPMARAGMWILGLLYGMALFAGFLAPYSPTEYESGSNRVSWVPPTKIHFVDESGKFGRPFIYPLKRETDLETFRDIYTEDKTQKNEIQFFVRRPEAEYKFLGLIKSDLHLFGVKGDAKIYLWGSDNLGRDQFSRIMYGSVISLTIGILATIFSVVLGLIMGGIAGYFGGWVDIIIMRFVEVLAAIPTLFLLFTLRALFPIEMDPLFILYVIIAILAFVGWGGIARAVRSQLLRTREQEYVQAAVSLGASNTRIIGRHMIPDTLSYTIVVVSLLIPGFILEESGLSFLGIGVVEPYSSWGSLLKLAQDGGFESITGRPWTLIPGIFILLAITAWQFVGDGLRDAFDPRKRH; encoded by the coding sequence ATGAGTCAAGCGATGCAGAACGTACAGAAAAAACCTGAAGCCGCAACAACCTCTCTGAGCCTGTGGCAAATTGCCTGGAAACAATTTCTCAAACACCCCATGGCGCGTGCCGGCATGTGGATTCTGGGATTGTTGTATGGGATGGCCCTCTTTGCGGGATTCCTTGCCCCTTATTCCCCCACGGAATACGAATCAGGCTCCAACCGTGTGAGCTGGGTGCCGCCCACCAAAATTCACTTTGTTGATGAATCGGGCAAATTTGGTCGTCCTTTCATTTATCCCCTCAAACGTGAAACCGATCTGGAAACTTTCCGTGACATCTACACGGAAGACAAAACCCAGAAAAACGAGATTCAGTTTTTCGTTCGCCGACCAGAGGCCGAATACAAATTTCTGGGCCTGATCAAGAGTGATCTGCACCTGTTTGGTGTGAAGGGCGATGCCAAGATTTACCTTTGGGGTTCAGACAACCTCGGACGTGACCAGTTCAGCCGCATCATGTATGGCTCGGTGATCAGTCTGACCATCGGCATTCTGGCCACCATCTTCTCGGTGGTGCTGGGCTTGATCATGGGGGGCATTGCAGGTTACTTCGGTGGTTGGGTGGACATCATCATCATGCGCTTCGTTGAGGTGCTGGCTGCCATTCCCACCCTGTTCTTGCTGTTCACCCTGAGGGCCTTGTTCCCCATCGAGATGGACCCCCTGTTCATCTTGTATGTGATCATCGCCATTCTGGCTTTTGTCGGATGGGGTGGAATTGCCCGTGCCGTGCGCAGCCAACTCTTGCGCACCCGTGAACAGGAATACGTGCAGGCCGCTGTGAGTCTGGGTGCCTCCAACACCCGCATCATTGGTCGCCACATGATTCCTGACACCCTGAGCTACACCATTGTGGTGGTCTCCCTGCTGATCCCCGGTTTCATTCTGGAAGAATCCGGTCTGAGCTTCCTCGGGATTGGTGTGGTTGAGCCTTATTCTTCCTGGGGCAGTCTGCTCAAACTGGCCCAGGACGGTGGTTTCGAATCCATCACCGGGCGTCCCTGGACCCTGATCCCCGGTATTTTCATTCTGCTGGCGATCACCGCTTGGCAATTCGTCGGCGACGGCTTGCGCGACGCTTTCGACCCCAGAAAACGCCACTGA
- the moaD gene encoding molybdopterin converting factor subunit 1 translates to MRLRILFFARLKREMGIDEMGFSCPVGSTVRSLAITLEQQYGVVLKGCMAAVNENYVTPEHVLQDGDEVAFLPPVAGGAYDPNDFEECIVTSRPLNLQEAFEYLARPEWGGQAFFTGTVRSPNKGMDIEHLEYEAFAPMAIKVMRECIQEARERFDAAGVYIAHRTGRVHPGELSIIVGVGSPHRRAALESCDFLIEALKVRLPVWKLERSTSGTEWVEGSTSVETL, encoded by the coding sequence ATGCGTCTTCGAATTCTGTTTTTTGCGCGTCTCAAAAGGGAAATGGGCATTGACGAGATGGGTTTCTCCTGTCCAGTGGGTTCCACAGTTCGGTCACTGGCCATCACACTGGAACAACAATATGGTGTCGTTCTGAAAGGCTGCATGGCTGCCGTCAACGAAAACTACGTCACGCCAGAGCATGTGCTTCAGGACGGAGATGAAGTGGCCTTTTTGCCTCCCGTGGCTGGAGGGGCCTACGATCCCAATGACTTTGAAGAATGCATCGTGACTTCCAGACCTTTGAACCTGCAAGAAGCATTTGAATACCTTGCACGGCCAGAGTGGGGAGGTCAGGCTTTCTTCACAGGAACGGTGCGTTCTCCCAACAAGGGCATGGACATTGAGCATCTGGAATACGAAGCCTTTGCACCCATGGCCATCAAGGTGATGCGCGAGTGCATTCAAGAAGCCCGTGAACGGTTCGATGCAGCAGGCGTGTACATTGCACACCGCACAGGCCGGGTGCATCCGGGCGAACTGAGCATCATTGTGGGGGTGGGAAGTCCACACAGACGGGCTGCTCTGGAAAGCTGTGACTTTTTGATTGAGGCTTTGAAGGTCAGGCTTCCGGTGTGGAAACTTGAACGCTCCACCTCAGGGACAGAGTGGGTGGAGGGGTCCACCAGCGTGGAAACCCTTTAA